A stretch of the Asticcacaulis sp. ZE23SCel15 genome encodes the following:
- a CDS encoding histidine phosphatase family protein has protein sequence MKHLIIMRHGKAEKDAESGEDFDRDLASRGLREAAAVALALKDYGLKPDFALVSSAHRTLQTFEQVSAVFGGINSEVNDALYNANSRKLRQFIEAHEDRGECLLVIAHNPGVQYLVSEYLYEGAAGPEITDRIRGSYPTATATVFEVDVAGRPTYDGLYKPKDLIGADEEPA, from the coding sequence ATGAAACATCTGATTATCATGCGCCATGGCAAGGCGGAAAAAGACGCCGAAAGCGGCGAAGACTTCGATCGCGATCTGGCCTCGCGGGGCCTGCGCGAAGCGGCGGCGGTGGCTCTGGCCCTGAAAGATTATGGGCTTAAGCCTGATTTCGCGCTGGTATCTTCCGCCCACCGCACGCTCCAGACCTTTGAGCAGGTATCAGCCGTATTTGGCGGGATCAATTCTGAGGTGAATGACGCCCTTTATAATGCCAACTCGCGCAAACTGCGTCAGTTTATCGAGGCCCATGAAGATCGCGGTGAGTGCCTGCTGGTGATCGCGCATAATCCGGGCGTGCAGTATCTGGTGTCTGAATACCTCTATGAAGGGGCGGCAGGGCCTGAGATCACGGATCGCATCCGCGGCAGTTACCCGACCGCGACTGCGACCGTATTCGAAGTCGATGTGGCGGGGCGTCCGACCTATGACGGCCTCTATAAGCCCAAGGATTTGATTGGCGCCGATGAGGAGCCGGCCTGA
- a CDS encoding quinone-dependent dihydroorotate dehydrogenase, with translation MDFFKPIVRTLHGLDGEDAHIATLHLLKLGALTGIGPSSDYNPPELSVTIPYDGGALEVGNCVGLAAGFDKNADVPLAMIRAGFGFVECGTVTPLPQAGNPRPRLFRLKEDEAVINRMGFNNKGLEVFSGHLSRYAGRPNHAVIGANIGANKDATDRMNDYVTGLKTLWGLSSYFTVNISSPNTPGLRALQGRGHLDELLSRIAETRHDLKSVTGSNYPIFLKIAPDLDEAEIVDTVESAIDHELDGLIISNTTLARPETLKSPHAGESGGLSGEPLFALSTQALRVAYGASGGKLLLIGAGGINSGERAYAKIRAGASLVQLYSALVYEGPGLTDRIKRDLVKRLRADGFTHISQAVGQG, from the coding sequence ATGGATTTTTTTAAACCCATCGTCAGAACCCTGCACGGCCTTGATGGCGAAGACGCTCATATCGCGACCCTGCACCTGCTGAAACTGGGTGCTTTAACGGGAATTGGTCCGTCGTCGGATTACAATCCGCCGGAACTGAGCGTGACCATTCCCTATGATGGCGGGGCGCTTGAGGTCGGCAATTGTGTGGGGCTTGCCGCCGGTTTCGATAAAAACGCTGATGTGCCGCTGGCCATGATTCGCGCCGGGTTCGGGTTTGTCGAATGTGGTACGGTGACGCCGCTGCCGCAGGCGGGCAACCCCCGTCCACGTCTGTTTCGCCTTAAAGAGGACGAAGCCGTCATCAACCGCATGGGCTTTAACAATAAGGGGCTTGAGGTTTTTTCCGGCCACCTCAGCCGCTATGCCGGACGGCCCAATCACGCGGTCATCGGGGCCAATATTGGCGCGAATAAAGACGCGACCGACCGCATGAATGATTATGTGACGGGGCTGAAAACCCTATGGGGCCTGAGTTCTTATTTTACGGTCAATATATCATCGCCCAATACGCCGGGCCTGCGGGCTTTGCAGGGGCGCGGGCATCTGGATGAACTGTTGTCACGTATTGCTGAGACGCGCCATGATCTTAAAAGCGTAACCGGCAGTAACTATCCGATCTTCCTCAAGATCGCGCCAGATCTCGATGAAGCGGAAATTGTCGATACAGTCGAAAGCGCCATTGATCATGAGTTGGACGGGCTGATTATCTCCAATACGACGCTGGCTCGGCCGGAAACGCTGAAATCGCCCCATGCCGGTGAAAGCGGTGGCCTGTCGGGGGAGCCACTGTTTGCGTTATCGACGCAGGCTCTGCGCGTGGCTTACGGGGCCTCTGGCGGCAAGCTGCTTCTGATCGGAGCGGGCGGCATCAATTCCGGCGAACGGGCCTATGCCAAGATCAGGGCCGGGGCTTCGCTGGTGCAGCTTTATTCGGCGCTGGTCTATGAGGGGCCGGGGCTGACCGACCGCATCAAGCGCGATCTGGTTAAGCGGTTGAGGGCCGACGGCTTTACCCATATTTCCCAAGCTGTGGGGCAGGGTTAA
- a CDS encoding alpha/beta hydrolase yields MRASVLRRLFLKRVLSLPPAVLRFLAGGSVVHVDGRTLDAQIQFLWRTYLSSHQPTPLTLNGSPLELARQEWRDAANLMCAPLDGRVRIEPVGSTTQITAPISGQLIRPLIIAPDAPLIVFFHDGGGVLGGAELSGSFATLLAAETKSPVYLPDYRLAPEHRFPAALEDARMAYDWAVTNAVSLGVMTGAVAVGGQSIGASLATRLCLDLKREFKPLPVAQLLISPLLDLADDMIAASAYAKSWPVSAADIATLIDHYGGAGIDLTSPQVSPLRESVVVGQPKALIVAGGLDPVAHQAEAWTRRLMEARTEVVYRRYDTLPHSFPLFTDVVDSARSAALDISQNWLKLLA; encoded by the coding sequence ATGCGCGCCTCCGTCCTTAGACGCCTGTTCCTTAAGCGGGTTTTGTCACTGCCACCGGCGGTGCTGCGCTTTCTGGCGGGCGGTAGCGTCGTCCATGTCGATGGACGCACCCTTGATGCGCAAATACAGTTCCTGTGGCGCACCTATCTGAGCAGCCACCAGCCGACGCCGCTGACTTTGAACGGAAGTCCGCTGGAGCTGGCCCGCCAGGAATGGCGGGACGCCGCAAACCTGATGTGCGCCCCTCTGGATGGGCGGGTGCGCATCGAGCCGGTCGGCAGCACGACCCAAATCACCGCCCCCATCAGCGGACAGTTGATCCGCCCGCTGATTATAGCCCCCGATGCGCCCTTGATCGTCTTTTTCCACGACGGCGGCGGGGTCCTGGGCGGGGCTGAATTGTCAGGAAGCTTTGCCACGCTTTTGGCGGCTGAAACCAAGAGCCCGGTCTATTTGCCGGACTACAGGCTGGCGCCCGAACACCGCTTTCCGGCCGCGTTAGAAGATGCCCGGATGGCCTATGACTGGGCGGTTACCAATGCTGTCTCGCTGGGGGTTATGACGGGTGCAGTCGCGGTGGGCGGACAATCGATTGGCGCATCCCTGGCCACGCGGCTATGCCTTGACCTCAAGCGTGAGTTCAAGCCCCTGCCGGTCGCTCAATTATTGATTTCACCGTTGCTTGATCTGGCCGATGATATGATTGCCGCCTCGGCCTATGCGAAAAGCTGGCCGGTGTCGGCGGCAGATATCGCTACCCTGATCGATCACTACGGCGGTGCGGGCATCGACCTGACTTCGCCGCAGGTGTCGCCGCTGAGGGAATCTGTGGTCGTGGGACAACCCAAGGCCCTGATCGTGGCTGGTGGCCTCGATCCCGTCGCCCATCAGGCCGAGGCGTGGACGCGCCGTCTGATGGAGGCCCGCACCGAGGTGGTTTATCGTCGCTACGACACCCTGCCCCACAGTTTCCCGCTATTTACAGATGTCGTTGATTCCGCCCGCAGCGCCGCTTTAGATATTTCGCAGAACTGGCTGAAACTACTGGCTTAA
- a CDS encoding cold-shock protein, translated as MAEGTVKWFNSTKGFGFIQPSNGGSDVFVHISAVQRAGLQGLADGQKIAYELQSERGKTAAVDLKLL; from the coding sequence ATGGCTGAAGGTACAGTCAAGTGGTTTAACTCAACGAAGGGCTTCGGCTTCATTCAGCCGTCTAACGGTGGTTCAGATGTGTTCGTGCACATTTCCGCCGTTCAGCGCGCGGGCCTGCAAGGTCTGGCTGATGGTCAAAAGATTGCCTACGAACTGCAATCCGAGCGTGGCAAGACCGCAGCGGTCGATCTGAAACTGCTCTAA
- the gluQRS gene encoding tRNA glutamyl-Q(34) synthetase GluQRS produces MTYTTRFAPSPTGYLHPGHAFSALTAFKAARSHDGAFILRIEDIDHTRCRPEYEQAIYDDLRWMGLDWPEPVLRQSEHMADYQVALERLKSMGLVYPCFKTRKELMLEALSAPQDTPVLPPGDAPLDREPAWRLALTEARDYLGSRWEGLGFEEQGRGPNGEHGWQVADPSINGDVVLARKDVGIAYHLAVVVDDARQGITHIHRGHDLFEATHTQVLLQALLGLPTPQYHHHALLLDDTGQRLAKRKGSKSLRDLRDEGINLADIKALMANYAKA; encoded by the coding sequence ATGACTTACACCACCCGCTTTGCCCCGTCACCTACTGGATATCTGCATCCGGGCCACGCCTTTAGTGCGCTAACGGCGTTTAAAGCCGCGCGCAGTCACGACGGAGCGTTCATTCTGCGCATCGAGGACATTGACCATACGCGCTGCCGGCCGGAGTATGAGCAGGCGATCTATGATGACCTGCGCTGGATGGGGCTTGACTGGCCCGAACCCGTCCTGCGCCAGAGCGAACATATGGCCGATTATCAGGTCGCCCTTGAACGGCTGAAAAGCATGGGGCTGGTTTATCCGTGCTTTAAGACCCGCAAAGAGCTGATGCTGGAGGCCTTAAGCGCGCCTCAAGACACGCCTGTCCTGCCGCCCGGCGATGCGCCGCTGGATAGGGAACCCGCATGGCGACTGGCTTTGACAGAGGCCCGCGATTATCTGGGCTCGCGCTGGGAAGGGCTTGGGTTTGAGGAACAGGGCCGTGGTCCAAACGGTGAGCATGGCTGGCAGGTAGCCGATCCGTCTATTAACGGCGATGTCGTGCTGGCACGTAAGGATGTCGGCATCGCCTATCATCTGGCGGTCGTCGTCGATGACGCCCGTCAAGGTATCACCCACATCCATCGCGGACATGATCTGTTTGAGGCCACCCATACTCAGGTTCTGCTCCAAGCCTTACTGGGATTACCTACACCGCAATACCATCACCATGCCCTGCTGCTCGATGACACCGGTCAGCGTCTGGCCAAACGTAAAGGGTCAAAATCCCTGCGCGATCTGCGCGACGAAGGTATTAATCTGGCAGATATAAAGGCCCTAATGGCAAATTACGCAAAAGCATAA
- a CDS encoding HNH endonuclease — protein sequence MNILKSPPSDWRALVLNSDFRPLSYYPLSTRPWQEVVKAVYEGRVDVVSTYDLEIRSPSMSMRLPSVIALKSYIDQNRPPAFTRYNVFLRDKFSCQYCGARHDLTFDHVVPVSQGGKSTWQNILTACAPCNLRKGGKTPQQARMMPTKNPHRPTMYQLQELGRRFPPHYLHESWVDYLYWDTLLEA from the coding sequence ATGAATATCTTAAAAAGCCCCCCATCGGACTGGCGCGCTCTTGTGCTCAATTCCGATTTCCGGCCGCTGAGCTATTACCCCCTATCGACCCGTCCGTGGCAGGAAGTCGTTAAGGCCGTTTACGAAGGCCGTGTCGATGTGGTGTCGACCTACGACCTTGAAATCCGCTCGCCGTCCATGTCGATGCGCCTGCCCAGCGTTATTGCTCTTAAATCCTACATCGATCAGAACCGCCCACCGGCCTTTACGCGCTATAATGTGTTCCTGCGTGATAAGTTCTCGTGCCAGTACTGCGGAGCGCGGCATGACCTTACCTTTGACCATGTGGTGCCGGTATCTCAGGGCGGAAAGTCGACCTGGCAGAATATCCTGACGGCCTGCGCCCCGTGCAACTTGCGCAAAGGGGGAAAAACTCCCCAGCAGGCACGCATGATGCCGACAAAAAACCCACACCGGCCAACAATGTATCAGCTACAGGAGCTGGGGCGTCGTTTTCCGCCTCACTATCTTCACGAAAGTTGGGTAGATTATCTGTATTGGGACACTTTGCTGGAGGCATAA
- a CDS encoding DUF1003 domain-containing protein, with translation MTIDPDKVRAFSLRHLHGKTPELSLGDRMADKIAAIVGSWRFIIIQSVLLFGWILVNVFAWIKAWDPYPFILLNLALSFQAAFTAPILMMSQNRQSDIDRGKAQLDYDVNLKAELDIEALHQKIDMMREDDINRLIKLVEVLCEERNARLGQETTKPD, from the coding sequence ATGACCATTGATCCCGATAAGGTGCGCGCGTTTAGTCTGCGCCATCTGCACGGTAAGACGCCGGAACTGTCGCTGGGCGATCGGATGGCCGACAAAATCGCCGCCATCGTCGGGTCGTGGCGGTTCATCATCATTCAATCGGTGCTGCTGTTCGGCTGGATTTTGGTCAATGTCTTTGCCTGGATCAAGGCGTGGGACCCGTACCCGTTTATCCTGCTCAATCTGGCCCTGTCGTTTCAGGCGGCGTTCACCGCCCCGATCCTGATGATGTCGCAGAACCGTCAGTCGGACATCGACCGCGGCAAGGCGCAACTGGACTACGATGTGAACCTGAAGGCCGAACTGGATATCGAGGCCCTGCACCAAAAGATCGACATGATGCGCGAAGACGACATTAACCGGCTGATCAAACTGGTCGAAGTTTTATGCGAGGAACGTAACGCCCGTTTGGGGCAAGAGACAACAAAACCCGACTGA
- a CDS encoding demethoxyubiquinone hydroxylase family protein: protein MSDDILVEEIPEAVTPTPSGVPPRPGKGAARHRLEEILRVDHAGELAAVHIYRAQSMVFSATPERALSNDLKRMEFEEQVHLDRFNALMREHEVRPTVMTPVWRLAAMGLGVGTALLGPKAAHACTEAVESVIEKHYAEQIEDLKHREPDLAAELMKFRDDEIGHKDHAVSAGAHQAPAYPLLSAVVQAGCRLAIKISEKI from the coding sequence ATGAGTGACGATATTCTGGTCGAAGAAATCCCCGAAGCGGTCACGCCTACGCCTTCGGGTGTCCCGCCACGTCCGGGCAAAGGGGCCGCACGCCACCGCTTAGAAGAAATCCTGCGCGTCGATCACGCCGGTGAACTGGCCGCCGTTCACATTTACCGCGCCCAGAGCATGGTCTTTTCCGCCACGCCTGAGCGGGCGTTAAGCAACGACCTCAAGCGCATGGAGTTTGAGGAGCAGGTGCATCTGGATCGCTTTAATGCGCTGATGCGCGAACACGAGGTACGACCGACGGTGATGACGCCGGTGTGGCGGCTGGCGGCAATGGGGCTTGGGGTTGGTACTGCGCTGCTGGGCCCAAAGGCCGCCCATGCCTGCACCGAAGCGGTCGAAAGCGTGATCGAAAAGCACTATGCCGAGCAGATCGAAGACCTGAAACACCGCGAACCCGACCTTGCCGCCGAACTGATGAAGTTCCGCGACGACGAGATCGGCCATAAGGATCATGCGGTCAGTGCCGGCGCCCATCAGGCCCCCGCCTACCCGCTGCTGTCAGCGGTGGTTCAGGCCGGGTGTCGTCTGGCCATCAAGATCAGCGAAAAAATATGA
- a CDS encoding disulfide bond formation protein B, producing MNASKFDKDGQKITMRAALLFGRWWTITALIASLALLMTAHAFQKFGGLDPCHLCLKQRDIYWIAVVVSLVASVWALFTGAKGPPRVFAFVLFAIFATGAALALFHAGVELKWWPGPETCTGGGDDISINSMAALLSGAPITIPQCDVVAWKMWGLSMAGWNAIISAILAVLSFIASLRLKYFFRRPKNLTK from the coding sequence ATGAACGCTTCAAAATTCGATAAGGACGGCCAGAAAATAACCATGCGGGCCGCGCTCCTGTTCGGCCGCTGGTGGACGATTACAGCCCTGATTGCGTCGCTGGCCCTGCTGATGACGGCCCATGCGTTTCAGAAATTCGGCGGGCTTGATCCATGCCATCTGTGCCTTAAGCAACGCGATATCTACTGGATCGCCGTGGTGGTGTCACTTGTCGCCAGCGTCTGGGCGCTGTTTACCGGCGCCAAAGGCCCGCCACGGGTGTTTGCCTTTGTACTGTTTGCCATTTTTGCCACCGGCGCGGCTCTGGCCCTGTTTCACGCCGGGGTCGAACTGAAATGGTGGCCCGGCCCCGAAACCTGCACCGGTGGCGGTGACGATATCAGTATCAATTCTATGGCCGCTCTGCTATCGGGCGCACCGATCACCATCCCGCAGTGCGATGTGGTCGCCTGGAAAATGTGGGGCCTGAGCATGGCCGGATGGAACGCCATCATTTCCGCTATTCTGGCGGTATTGAGCTTTATCGCCTCCCTGCGACTAAAATACTTCTTCCGCCGCCCTAAAAACCTGACAAAATAG
- a CDS encoding YqaA family protein — protein sequence MLRPIYNWMINLAGSRHAEKALAVVSFAESSFFPIPPDVMLAPMALARPDKAYRYAIVCTIASVFGAMLGYAIGYYLEPVGIWLLKLFGYSDDLSKFHDFMAQWGPWVIIAKGLTPIPFKLVTIAAGLGHMNLGIFIASCIITRTPRFLLVAYLLKKFGPEITHHIEKRIYTVSAIALAVLVLLIVAIKMIPH from the coding sequence GTGCTGCGCCCCATTTATAACTGGATGATCAACCTGGCGGGCAGCCGCCATGCCGAGAAGGCGCTCGCCGTCGTATCGTTCGCCGAAAGCTCATTCTTTCCTATCCCGCCCGATGTCATGCTGGCGCCGATGGCTCTGGCACGGCCGGACAAGGCTTACCGGTATGCCATAGTCTGCACCATTGCCTCTGTGTTCGGGGCGATGCTGGGCTATGCCATTGGTTATTATCTGGAGCCGGTCGGCATCTGGCTGCTGAAACTTTTCGGCTACAGCGACGACCTGTCAAAGTTCCATGACTTTATGGCGCAATGGGGCCCGTGGGTCATCATCGCCAAGGGATTGACCCCCATTCCGTTCAAGCTGGTGACCATTGCCGCAGGGCTTGGGCATATGAATCTGGGCATCTTTATCGCCAGTTGCATCATTACCCGTACGCCGCGGTTTTTGCTGGTGGCGTACCTTTTGAAAAAGTTCGGGCCGGAAATCACCCATCACATCGAAAAGCGCATCTATACGGTTTCAGCCATCGCTCTGGCCGTGCTGGTTTTGCTGATTGTCGCCATCAAGATGATCCCGCACTAA
- a CDS encoding MarR family winged helix-turn-helix transcriptional regulator: MSVSKLALDDYLPYRLSVASNAVSTLISTAYDSIHGLKIPEWRLIWVLNEDGPSTQQALVKRTGMDKVTISRAAQALAKRRLITRAPHEYDGRSHHLILSSEGERLFADVAPSAVEFEKVVLANLSAEEVVVLKDLLRRVEEAALKVQNDKSK, translated from the coding sequence ATGTCGGTGAGTAAGCTTGCGCTTGATGATTACCTTCCCTACCGTTTGTCGGTAGCGTCGAACGCCGTCAGCACGCTTATTTCAACCGCTTACGACAGCATCCACGGGCTGAAAATCCCCGAATGGCGGCTGATCTGGGTGCTGAATGAGGATGGTCCCTCGACCCAGCAGGCGCTGGTTAAGCGCACCGGCATGGATAAGGTCACAATCTCACGCGCCGCTCAGGCTTTGGCCAAACGTCGCCTGATCACCCGCGCGCCCCATGAATATGACGGACGTTCGCACCACCTGATTCTAAGTTCTGAGGGTGAGCGTCTGTTTGCCGATGTTGCCCCGTCAGCGGTCGAGTTTGAAAAAGTCGTCCTGGCGAATCTCAGCGCGGAAGAGGTAGTGGTGCTTAAAGACCTGTTGCGCCGTGTCGAAGAGGCCGCGCTCAAGGTACAAAACGACAAATCCAAGTGA
- a CDS encoding integrase arm-type DNA-binding domain-containing protein, with amino-acid sequence MALTDAQIRGAKPKSDRAYKLYDEYGLFIHISLTGAKLWRFRFQYAGKEKTLSLGAYPAIGVREARHNRDEARRLLAVGKDPSAERKRQKIATSLAARNTFAAVAEELIDKNEKEGMAEVTLSKQRWIVSLLAPTIGDRPISDLEPLEVLNALKQIEKGARYETTQRARSLASRIFRYAIITGRARHNAAADLGMALISHKPKHHAAIIDPDALGALLRAIEDFEAGTSVMFGLRLLPHVFVRPGELRHAEWREFDFEKAIWRIPAGRMKMRDEHVLPLSRQSKAILQEARQYHINGPLVFPSVRTWTRPMSENTLTAALRRMGYSGDEMTAHGFRSTASTLLNESGLWSPDTIERALAHKDSNTVRGIYHRGTHWKERVEMAQWWSDHLDELRLKAGLARREASKVACQATPFLTSRALSGRQQ; translated from the coding sequence ATGGCACTCACAGACGCACAAATTCGCGGCGCAAAACCCAAAAGCGACCGCGCCTACAAACTTTATGATGAATACGGCCTGTTTATACACATTTCGCTGACCGGGGCGAAACTCTGGCGGTTCCGCTTTCAGTATGCGGGTAAAGAGAAAACCCTCTCATTGGGCGCATACCCCGCCATTGGCGTGCGGGAGGCCAGGCATAACCGTGATGAGGCTCGCCGTCTGCTCGCCGTTGGCAAAGACCCTTCCGCTGAACGCAAACGACAAAAGATCGCAACGAGCCTCGCGGCTAGGAACACCTTTGCGGCTGTGGCCGAAGAGCTAATCGACAAAAACGAAAAAGAAGGGATGGCCGAGGTCACTCTCAGCAAGCAGCGCTGGATCGTTTCCTTGTTGGCCCCCACTATCGGTGATCGGCCCATTTCTGACCTTGAACCTCTGGAAGTGCTGAATGCCCTAAAGCAAATTGAAAAGGGCGCGCGATACGAGACCACACAACGCGCACGGTCTCTGGCCTCACGCATATTCCGATATGCGATCATCACAGGCCGCGCCCGCCACAATGCGGCGGCGGACCTCGGCATGGCGCTTATTTCCCACAAGCCCAAACACCATGCCGCTATCATTGATCCCGACGCGCTGGGCGCGCTTCTGAGAGCCATTGAAGACTTTGAAGCCGGTACGTCGGTGATGTTCGGGCTGCGGCTCTTGCCTCATGTCTTTGTCCGGCCAGGTGAGTTGCGTCATGCCGAGTGGAGGGAGTTTGATTTTGAAAAGGCGATCTGGCGCATTCCAGCAGGGCGCATGAAAATGCGCGATGAGCATGTCTTGCCCTTGTCCCGACAATCCAAAGCGATCCTTCAGGAAGCGCGGCAATATCACATCAATGGTCCATTGGTGTTCCCAAGTGTCCGGACATGGACGAGGCCTATGTCAGAAAACACCCTGACTGCCGCGCTTCGGCGGATGGGGTATTCTGGTGACGAAATGACAGCGCACGGCTTCCGAAGTACTGCCAGCACCCTCCTAAACGAAAGTGGTCTGTGGTCGCCCGACACGATTGAGCGCGCCTTGGCTCATAAGGACTCCAATACCGTCAGGGGCATTTATCATCGGGGTACGCATTGGAAAGAACGGGTTGAAATGGCGCAGTGGTGGTCTGACCATCTGGATGAATTGCGCCTGAAGGCTGGCCTCGCACGTCGCGAAGCCTCAAAAGTTGCCTGTCAGGCAACGCCATTCTTGACGTCGAGGGCGTTGTCTGGTAGACAACAATGA
- a CDS encoding type II toxin-antitoxin system RelE/ParE family toxin, protein MIKSFGDKITEQLFQGLAVRRMDRGLQKQALRRLRYIDAAVTLEDLRIPPANRLEALQGDLKGWYSIRVNDQFRIIFRWIDGEAHDVKLIDYH, encoded by the coding sequence ATGATCAAGAGCTTTGGTGACAAGATTACGGAACAACTGTTTCAGGGGCTTGCCGTCAGGCGGATGGATCGGGGGCTGCAAAAACAGGCCCTGAGACGTCTCAGATACATCGATGCAGCCGTCACCCTCGAAGACCTGCGGATACCGCCCGCCAATCGACTGGAGGCACTGCAAGGTGATTTGAAGGGCTGGTACTCGATCCGAGTCAATGATCAGTTTCGGATCATTTTTCGATGGATTGATGGCGAAGCTCACGACGTGAAACTGATAGATTACCATTGA
- a CDS encoding HigA family addiction module antitoxin, with protein MSHIEIEHPGVMLREDFLEAMGIKPGALAAAIGVDRAAIKKIIEGKRAITAEMALRLSIFFGTTAEFWMNLQSDYDLRMARRERLEEFSLRILPKGLA; from the coding sequence ATGTCTCACATCGAAATTGAACACCCTGGGGTAATGCTTCGCGAGGATTTCCTTGAGGCAATGGGTATAAAGCCTGGAGCCTTAGCCGCTGCTATCGGCGTTGACCGGGCGGCTATCAAAAAGATTATCGAGGGCAAGCGGGCAATCACCGCCGAAATGGCACTACGGCTAAGTATCTTTTTCGGGACCACTGCTGAGTTCTGGATGAACCTACAATCCGATTATGACCTTCGGATGGCTCGGCGCGAACGGTTGGAAGAGTTTTCGTTGAGAATATTGCCTAAAGGGCTGGCGTGA
- a CDS encoding helix-turn-helix domain-containing protein, with protein sequence MPFNATDKIAYRIDEAVKASGLGRSFLYEKMAEGKLRSVKVGGRRLILRIDLLDFLNQGGEPEASAQAPSPALPEAKIVSAAIQRPAQLELPLKPRR encoded by the coding sequence ATGCCTTTCAACGCCACTGACAAGATTGCATACCGTATTGATGAAGCCGTGAAGGCATCGGGCCTTGGTCGCTCTTTCCTGTATGAGAAAATGGCCGAGGGTAAGTTGCGATCTGTGAAGGTCGGTGGCCGCCGTCTTATCCTGCGCATTGACCTACTCGATTTCCTCAATCAGGGCGGCGAGCCAGAGGCGTCAGCGCAAGCCCCCTCGCCAGCACTTCCAGAGGCTAAAATTGTGTCGGCGGCCATTCAGCGACCAGCGCAGTTAGAATTGCCCCTTAAGCCCCGTAGATAG
- a CDS encoding nucleotidyltransferase domain-containing protein, translating into MLPDALDHLPDTKRRELEHVVKVLFDSFEAATQTKLSEKRKGGRILKIILFGSYARGDWVEDRLSGYRSDYDLLVVVNSYEFTDLQEYWSAADDRFVREYTLTHDLKTPVSFIVHSLADVNDQLAKGRPFFSDIVKDGVVLYEAAGHPLAKPKALTPEELQAEAKGYYDQWMSKMAGLDLTFEAALIADDRKLASFLLHQKTESLYHCVLLTLSLYSPKSHRLSFLRSQAEGLDERLRTIWPDDDKFAKRCFAKLQRAYVEARYSADYDIGFDELMWLKERIEHLRLTIQMICEMKIATTA; encoded by the coding sequence ATGTTACCTGACGCCCTTGATCACCTGCCGGATACCAAACGCCGCGAGCTTGAGCATGTGGTGAAGGTGCTGTTCGACAGTTTTGAGGCCGCTACGCAGACCAAGCTGTCAGAGAAACGCAAGGGCGGTCGCATCCTAAAGATCATACTTTTCGGGTCATATGCGCGCGGTGACTGGGTTGAAGATCGCCTGTCTGGCTATCGCTCAGATTATGACCTTCTGGTCGTCGTCAACAGCTATGAGTTCACCGATTTGCAGGAATACTGGAGTGCGGCGGATGATCGCTTCGTCCGAGAATACACACTCACACATGACCTAAAAACGCCGGTCAGTTTTATCGTCCATAGCCTGGCTGACGTAAACGACCAACTTGCCAAAGGTCGCCCGTTTTTCTCGGACATCGTCAAAGATGGCGTTGTACTATATGAGGCAGCGGGACATCCGCTGGCCAAGCCAAAGGCGCTGACGCCAGAGGAACTGCAGGCCGAGGCCAAGGGTTATTATGACCAGTGGATGTCGAAGATGGCAGGCCTCGATCTCACATTTGAGGCAGCGTTGATCGCTGATGACAGAAAGCTCGCGTCTTTCCTTCTCCATCAAAAAACCGAGTCATTGTACCACTGCGTATTACTCACGCTCTCCCTTTACAGCCCGAAATCTCACCGACTTTCATTTTTAAGATCGCAAGCCGAAGGACTGGATGAGCGGCTGAGAACTATTTGGCCGGATGATGATAAGTTTGCCAAAAGATGCTTTGCCAAACTGCAACGCGCTTACGTAGAGGCCCGGTATTCTGCGGATTATGACATCGGCTTCGACGAACTGATGTGGCTTAAAGAGCGAATTGAGCATCTAAGACTCACCATCCAAATGATCTGCGAAATGAAAATCGCAACTACGGCCTGA